Proteins from a single region of Theobroma cacao cultivar B97-61/B2 chromosome 10, Criollo_cocoa_genome_V2, whole genome shotgun sequence:
- the LOC108663613 gene encoding uncharacterized protein LOC108663613, which translates to MDRVFEVLSKINAITPEPIDIKEVGHDFTYSCKFYMGVVGHSIQNCNDFLRKLQELMDLSKIEFYEVGEEDLVGTINEESPTVVASNSVSMGKPKPLTIFYEETRSPMNNMPSTMIGSGITIEVPNPFPYKSDKVVPWNYECNILGTTSSAPQAFFEDLTGVGGITRSGRCYSLKIAERVEKGKPTQGEGGLKEANTFSKDQVVKSVVAPNNEVKRLVTEKEAGEFLKFIKHSEYSVVEQLTRMPACISLLSLLLNSKAHKNALLKVLNQAYVAQDISVKKLDHIVGNITVGNFIAFNDEEIPSGGRGSNKALHITIKCKDHAVPRVLVNNGSALYVLPRSTLTKLPIDVQFQVMDIAPSYNCLLGHPWIHMVGAIPSSLHQKVKFIVEGQLISVSAEEDILAIQPSSAPYVEAAEEVPECSFKSFEFVNATYVGEREVISTLHLLVATKMGVKQTVGKGCSVGLGLGKNL; encoded by the exons ATGGATAGAGTGTTTGAGGTGTTGTCCAAAATAAATGCCATCACTCCAGAACCGATAGACATAAAAGAAGTAGGGCATGATTTCACCTATTCTTGCAAATTCTATATGGGGGTTGTTGGACATTCCATTCAAAATTGTAACGACTTTCTTCGTAAGTTACAAGAGTTGATGGATTTGTCAAAAATCGAGTTTTATGAAGTAGGTGAAGAGGATTTGGTTGGAACCATAAATGAAGAGTCCCCAACTGTCGTGGCATCAAATTCGGTGAGTATGGGTAAACCTAAACCTCTCACCATTTTTTATGAAGAAACAAGGAGTCCGATGAATAATATGCCCTCTACTATGATCGGAAGTGGTATCACCATCGAAGTCCCCAACCCGTTCCCTTACAAAAGTGATAAGGTTGTCCCATGGAATTACGAGTGTAATATTTTAGGCACAACTTCATCCGCCCCTCAAGCATTTTTTGAAGATCTAACTGGTGTGGGGGGTATAACGCGAAGTGGGAGATGTTATTCCCTTAAAATAGCAGAAAGAGTTGAAAAAGGGAAACCCACACAGGGAGAAGGAGGCCTGAAGGAAGCAAATACCTTTTCCAAGGATCAAGTTGTCAAATCTGTAGTTGCTCCGAACAATGAGGTCAAAAGACTTGTTACCGAGAAAGAAGCGGGTGAATTTCTCAAGTTTATCAAACATAGTGAGTACAGTGTGGTAGAACAATTAACTAGAATGCCTGCTTGCATCTCACTGTTGTCCTTGCTTTTGAATTCGAAAGCACACAAGAATGCGCTGCTTAAAGTCTTGAATCAAGCTTATGTGGCACAAGATATATCAGTGAAAAAGTTGGACCATATCGTGGGAAACATTACAGTGGGGAACTTCATTGCctttaatgatgaagaaattCCATCGGGTGGTCGAGGAAGTAACAAAGCTCTGCACATTACCATCAAATGCAAGGACCATGCCGTACCTAGGGTTTTGGTCAACAATGGCTCAGCTTTATATGTCTTGCCTCGCTCTACCTTGACCAAGTTGCCAATAGAT GTCCAATTTCAAGTCATGGACATTGCCCCGTCTTACAATTGCTTATTAGGGCATCCATGGATTCATATGGTGGGAGCCATACCATCTTCTCTTcatcaaaaagttaaattcaTAGTTGAGGGCCAACTGATAAGTGTATCTGCGGAGGAAGACATATTGGCTATTCAACCATCATCTGCTCCCTATGTAGAGGCAGCAGAAGAAGTCCCAGAATGctctttcaaatcttttgaatttgttaatgcTACTTATGTGGGGGAAAGAGAAGTGATATCGACTCTTCATTTGTTAGTAGCAACTAAAATGGGGGTTAAGCAGACAGTGGGTAAAGGATGCAGTGTCGGTTTAGGGCTAGGAAAGAATTTATAA